The Leucobacter viscericola sequence CCGGGCATTGAAGCTGCCGCAGTGATTGATGAACTCTTCGAGCAAAGCGGCCACTAAGCGGCCACCAACTCACGCTTCCTCCGTAGAAACAACAAAACCCCCGACCAGATTCGCATCTGATCGGGGGTTTTTCTGTGGCGGATGAGGGATTCGAACCCCCGTAGGCATAGCCAGCTGATTTACAGTCAGCCCCCTTTGGCCGCTCGGGTAATCCGCCAAAGGCCGCGTGAAACGCAACCAGGGATCAACTTTACAGCCTCACCCCTCCAGAACGGAAATCGCGCGCACAACAGGCCCTCCCCGTGGCAAAATCGAGAGATGAACGCGCTCCCCGCCGAGACCACTATCCACCGTGCCGACAACTTCGACGACGTCCCCCGCGCACGTTTTACAGGATCGCAAAACTGCGCCAGGAGGTGTTTGTGCTTGAGCAAGACTGCGTCTACCTCGACCTCGACGGGCGCGACCTCGAGCAAACCACCATTCAGGTGTGGGCGGAGACAAACCAGGGCGAGATCGCGAGTTCCGTCCGGATCCTGAACGAGGACGCTCTCGAACCGGGCCTACGCAGCATCGGTCGAGTCGTCACCGCACCTCAGCACAGGGGGCTCGGGATCGCGGCAGCCGTGCTCAACACGGCAATTGAAATCTGCGAGGATCACCCGATCCAGATTCACGCCCAGTCGTATCTCACTGAGTGGTACGCCCGCTTTGGGTTCCGGGCCAATGGCGAAGAGTTCCTCGAAGACGGCATACCGCACACGCCGATGCGGATCGGCTAGCGGTTTCGCCTGGTCACTCCCCCAGCAGCTCGTCCAACCCTGGAACCGCCACCGCCAAACCGTGCCTGTGCGCCCGCGCAGACACCGACTGCTCGCGCAGCAGCGTCAGCAGCTCGACCGGACCGGCCATCGTGACCGGTTCTGCCCAGAGCGCGGCCCGATCCAGTCCGCCCATCCACTCGGCGACCCGCACCCGATCGCCGCCGATCAGCCGCACTCGCGACGCCGCAACGCCGTCGGCACCAATGGGCCCGGCTATGGCGAGTCGCTCAATCCAGTCGTCGTCGCGCTCCAGCGACACTTCGATGCCCTGGGACGCCAAGAACGACGAGATCGCAGACGGCAGCACCTCACCGGTCGACACCGCGACGGGAGCCCGCACAAGCAACGCCGCAGCGAGCACCCGCAGCAGCGAAGCGACGGACGCCCGCTCGGCAAGGCGAATCTGCGTCACAACGGGCCAGTAGCGCAGCGTGTTGCGCTCGATCCCCAATCCGATCGAGTCTCGCACCACCCCAAACGAGGTTCGCCACGCGAGGGCGTCCGCGAGGGCCGCCCGGCGCACCGCATCAAACTCTTCGTAGCTGAGTTCGTCTTGAGCTGCCTCAATCAGGAGCTGTATTTCAGGATCGAGCCCTCGCAAGTGCAGGGTGTCGCTTCTGGTGCCCTCGCGAGGCTGCCAGGAACCCAGGGCGAGCAACCAGTTGGGCCCTCCCGCCAGCGCCGGCAGACCCATGACGGCTTCGTTCCAGCCCCCACCGGGCTGTCGCTCGATGCGGGCCGCGGTGGTCGGTTTGTTGACCGACAGTGAGGCCGCCTGCGACTCTTCGAGCCAGCTCAGAATCTCGTCGCCGTCGTTTGCCTGCAGCCCGGCGGCCGCACCGCCGCCGACGAGGCCCTGTTTTGCAGTTCCCTCGGAAAGCGTGTGGCTGTGCACTACACCGATGACGGGCACACCGATCGCGTCGCTCCAAAAAGTTGAAGACTCCGAGACTCCGAGTCGCACGCCAGGGCTCCACAACAAGCCTTCATCGTCCAGCTGCTCCGGCCTCACGAGCCACTCTTCCCCGCGCCCAAGCTCGGTGAGCGCACGCAGTCCCGCCTCGGAGGGGGCCGCAGGAAGGGGACCCAGATCGAAACCGAGAGGATCACGATCCCCCGGGTTTGAGGTATCCCCCACACGCAGCGCCCGCACGGCATCGGCGAGCGCCTCGCGGAACCGCGCTGAACGCGCAACACTTCCGACCAGAATCGCGGCAGTCACGGCTCGCGGATCCGATCCCGCACCGCGGAATGCCGAGGCCACAAGATCTGAAACCGCCTGGCTCAGATCGGCCGACGGTGCGATGAGCATGGAGCCACGCACGCGGATGTGCCCCTCGACGCGCAGGTCCGGCCGGCGACGCACCAACTCCCTCGCTTCGGCGCGATCGCCAAACACTACGGCCCGGTCGGTTCCCGGGTACGCGGCGAGCGCACCCAGCGTCCAACCGGCATACACCGCCTCAATGCGCACGACCCCCGGGGTGATGCCACCGACTTCCCACTCCTCAACAAGCGCCGAAGCCGACCGGAGCAGCCGCGAGGGCACCACCCAGAGCACACCGGTTCCCGCCGCGAGGGTCGCGAGTACCGCCTCGGCCTGGGCAGAAAGCGGAGTCTGGTTGTCGGCCGCGACCAGCGCCAGGCGCTCGGGCACAAACGTCGCACCGCGCACGGCTTCGAGGCCCTCGGCGAGCTGCCCGCAGTAGCGGCCAGCGTCGACGATGCGGTTAATTTCGGCGTCGAGCTCAACCACCGGGGCCCCAGTGTCGAGAGCTAGCGTCTGCAAGAGCCGATCCCGAGCCGCCACAACCGCAAGCGCCCCGCGCCGCAACCGCACAGCACGAATACGATGCGGCTCCGCAGCCCAGCGCTCACCGGCCTCACGCACAGCCTCGGCGACGGCCGCGGCATCGAGGTCGGCGGGCGAGAGCGCCACGGTGTCGTTTGCGGAAACGGCTTCCGAGGCCTCGGCCTGCTGGCGCGCGCGGCTCAGCCGCTCACGAGCCCAATCTCGATTCTCGGCAACACTCGCGTCGGTGTCGGGCTCGTTTGCGAAGCCAGAGTCTGACCTGACTGGAATCTCGCGCGTCGGCGCGAACTCACCCAGCTGCCACTCACCCGTCTCGCCGCGGGTTAACCCCAGCACGGCCGCGGTCAGGCCGCCGGTCTCGAAGCGAGCTGGCTCGTCGGGAGCGCGGTAGAAGAGTGCGCTGTCGCGCTCGGTCGGATCCCACTCGCGCGCCCGACGCTGCGTTCGGTGCGAGGTGGGGGCGTCTTCGTCTGCGGCGAGCGCAGCTTCATGAAAGGCATTGAGTTCGGGATCGGCGGTGCCGTCGGCGTCTTCCGTGCCCTCCGAGGCCGTGAGCAACGCCTCAAGTCGCGACAGAGCCGATTCGGGATCCGCCGCCTCCGCGGCAAACCCCACAAGAAGATCGACGGCACCCACGAAGTCTTGTGGCGCAATAACGGGGAGCACGATCCTGACCTCACCCGCATCTGCGAGGAGCGTCTGCGCGAGACCCTGCACAACTCCGCTGCGCAGTTGCAGCGAAACCAGGTCTTGCAGTTCGCGCTTTGCGGCGAGCTCGGCAACCGCCGCGAGCACACTCAGGTCTTCCGACGCAATGACCGGCCGCAGCACGGCCGCCCTGCCCGGGTGCAGTGCAAGCTCGGCCAGCCGCAGCAGTTGAGCGGTGAGCGCGGTTCGATCCTCGATCACAGGCACCGCGAGCCCACTCTGAATCGATGCGATGCGCTCGGATCCGGCGACACCGGCGACACCAATGACGATCTCCGCCGGCGCACCGCCCTCAGCGACCCTGCGCAGTGCCCAGCGGCTCACACGATCGTAGATCTCTCGCGACTCGGGAAGTTCGGCGAAGATTTTGGTGCTGACGCGTGCTCGATCGAGCTCAGGATCTGCAAGCGCTCGAGACAAGACCTCCGGGATCAGCCGAAGCCAACGCACGCTCGTGGGCTCAATACTGATCACGGTGTTGTGTTCTGCGGCGGAGTCGAGAATGGGCCGCAGCGAGGCGACGGCAAGGGCCACGTCGTCGGTGGCGGACCAGTCTGTGCCGCCGGGTGCGATTCGTGCGGGATCCACCACGAGGTGTTTCACAGCCGGGTGAGCCGCGAGAGCCGCGAGCCTGGCGATCTCGGCTTTGGCTCCGACGGGGCCAAACACGCGTTCGCCGAGGGGCTGCACAACGGGCATAAATCCGGCCTCAGAGTGGCGGCGCAGGGCCTCGGTGAGCCCAGCGAGCTTTCCGGGCGGGCTACTCGCGGGCAGCTTCGTCGCGAGCACCAGGTGCGCAACGCGGTCCCGCAGCCAGCGCCGCGCAACCGGCATCACAGCCCAGGGCAGGCCGAGCGAGGCGACACCGCCAGCCTTGACCGCGAGTCGATCGCGCGCGGGCATCGATTCCGGCATATCTTGCGCGACCTCGCGCAGACCGAGCGCCGAGGTAAAGGCGTCTTCGGTGCCGGCGACAAACTCGATCAAGCGGCGGGTGAACTCGAAGCTTTCAGGATCCTTACTGACACCACCGAGCAGCTCGGGTGAGGCGGTGGTGTTTGCGCGCGTCGCGGCAATCCAACTCTCCGCCCGCTTGGCGTTCGCGGCGGTGAGCCCGCCCCAAATAGTGTCTGGGGAGAAACGCTCTTCAGCCATACGCCCACTGTAGAACCGAGGTCATGCCTCCGCCGCGAGGCGCGCAGGGGTCGACCTACGCCGGATCAACTACGCCGCGCCACCAAACTCACCGGTGGCGACGAGAACCGCACGTGCCAGCACAGACGGGCGCATCATGCCGCCCATGGCGGCGGGTGTTGCCTGCGGATCGATGTCGATGCGCTCCACATCGAGAGCGTGCACGACAAACCAGTAGTGGTGCACGCCGGTACCCTCGGGCGGTGCCGCTCCCATGAACCACGGCTCGCGCTTTTCATTGGGCAGTGTGAGGCTGCCTGCGGGAAGCCCCTCGCCCGCCTGCGCGCCCACGCCCGCTGGCAGCTCAGTGACCTCAAGCGGGATATTCGCGACCGCCCAGTGCCAAAACCCGGACCCTGTCGGCGCATCGGGATCAAAGCAGGTGACGGCAAAGCTACGGGTCTCCTTCGGAAAACCCGACCAGCTCAGCTGCGGCGACCGGTTTTGCCCGCCGGCGTATTCCGCATAGAGCTCAGCCGGAAGCGGTTCACCTTCCTGAATGTCATTGCTGATCAGCGTAAAACTGGGCAACTGCCGCATTCCCGCGTACGGATTGATGTCACCTTGGCTCGTGTGAAGCTGGGTCATGTCACTCCCTCGTTCTCGGCGCGACCCGTGGTTTTGGGCGAGCACTCTGGTCCTTCAGCTTAGGACGGCAGCGGCGGGTTATCCATGAGATTTTGCGGAGCGGCTACAGATATACTGGAGGCTTACGAACGGCGTGCGCAAAGGGCGCTCAATCGGAGGAACCATGGCATCGACGACAGGCTCTGATCGAGCCCGAGCGACCCTCGCCTTCCTGCGGCGAAAGATCACGACCGGCGAGTGGCCGGTTGGCAGCAGGATCCCGATCGAGCCCGAGCTCGCTGAGCAGACCGGCGTCGGGCGTTCCACCGTGCGCGAAGCCGTTCGTTCGCTCGCGAGCATCGGCATGCTCGAGACCCTGCCCGGTCGCGGCACCTTTGTTCGTTCGTCAGCTCCCACCAGCACTCTGCTCAATGAGTTTCTCGCTGACTTCACGCTTGAAGAGATCCTGAGCTACCGTCGTGCGCTT is a genomic window containing:
- a CDS encoding GNAT family N-acetyltransferase, which gives rise to MLEQDCVYLDLDGRDLEQTTIQVWAETNQGEIASSVRILNEDALEPGLRSIGRVVTAPQHRGLGIAAAVLNTAIEICEDHPIQIHAQSYLTEWYARFGFRANGEEFLEDGIPHTPMRIG
- a CDS encoding YbhB/YbcL family Raf kinase inhibitor-like protein, with translation MTQLHTSQGDINPYAGMRQLPSFTLISNDIQEGEPLPAELYAEYAGGQNRSPQLSWSGFPKETRSFAVTCFDPDAPTGSGFWHWAVANIPLEVTELPAGVGAQAGEGLPAGSLTLPNEKREPWFMGAAPPEGTGVHHYWFVVHALDVERIDIDPQATPAAMGGMMRPSVLARAVLVATGEFGGAA
- a CDS encoding proline dehydrogenase family protein, with the translated sequence MAEERFSPDTIWGGLTAANAKRAESWIAATRANTTASPELLGGVSKDPESFEFTRRLIEFVAGTEDAFTSALGLREVAQDMPESMPARDRLAVKAGGVASLGLPWAVMPVARRWLRDRVAHLVLATKLPASSPPGKLAGLTEALRRHSEAGFMPVVQPLGERVFGPVGAKAEIARLAALAAHPAVKHLVVDPARIAPGGTDWSATDDVALAVASLRPILDSAAEHNTVISIEPTSVRWLRLIPEVLSRALADPELDRARVSTKIFAELPESREIYDRVSRWALRRVAEGGAPAEIVIGVAGVAGSERIASIQSGLAVPVIEDRTALTAQLLRLAELALHPGRAAVLRPVIASEDLSVLAAVAELAAKRELQDLVSLQLRSGVVQGLAQTLLADAGEVRIVLPVIAPQDFVGAVDLLVGFAAEAADPESALSRLEALLTASEGTEDADGTADPELNAFHEAALAADEDAPTSHRTQRRAREWDPTERDSALFYRAPDEPARFETGGLTAAVLGLTRGETGEWQLGEFAPTREIPVRSDSGFANEPDTDASVAENRDWARERLSRARQQAEASEAVSANDTVALSPADLDAAAVAEAVREAGERWAAEPHRIRAVRLRRGALAVVAARDRLLQTLALDTGAPVVELDAEINRIVDAGRYCGQLAEGLEAVRGATFVPERLALVAADNQTPLSAQAEAVLATLAAGTGVLWVVPSRLLRSASALVEEWEVGGITPGVVRIEAVYAGWTLGALAAYPGTDRAVVFGDRAEARELVRRRPDLRVEGHIRVRGSMLIAPSADLSQAVSDLVASAFRGAGSDPRAVTAAILVGSVARSARFREALADAVRALRVGDTSNPGDRDPLGFDLGPLPAAPSEAGLRALTELGRGEEWLVRPEQLDDEGLLWSPGVRLGVSESSTFWSDAIGVPVIGVVHSHTLSEGTAKQGLVGGGAAAGLQANDGDEILSWLEESQAASLSVNKPTTAARIERQPGGGWNEAVMGLPALAGGPNWLLALGSWQPREGTRSDTLHLRGLDPEIQLLIEAAQDELSYEEFDAVRRAALADALAWRTSFGVVRDSIGLGIERNTLRYWPVVTQIRLAERASVASLLRVLAAALLVRAPVAVSTGEVLPSAISSFLASQGIEVSLERDDDWIERLAIAGPIGADGVAASRVRLIGGDRVRVAEWMGGLDRAALWAEPVTMAGPVELLTLLREQSVSARAHRHGLAVAVPGLDELLGE